The Aspergillus luchuensis IFO 4308 DNA, chromosome 6, nearly complete sequence genome segment CAATCGGTCTTCAAGCGAATCGCCGCGCAGTTCCGCCCATTCATCGCCCAGTGGTGCCGCAACGGCTTGACAGCTGAGGACGAAATCGGCAATGGCATCGTAGGTTCTCTGCTTTTGCAAGCTGAAATCAACCAGCTGTGGATTCTGGAAGCTTGTCCCCAATGGTGCTAGGTTGATAGATTCAACTGCAGACATCCACGGGCGAAACTGCTCAACGACCTTGATCGCAGCAAGTGACACAGCATTGGCAATATCCTCGTGCTCTCTAATGGTAacaatcttcttctggttgagTGTTAGTCGCTCTTCCAGCCGACGGATGCTGCCAACAAAGGATCTTCTGAGAACATCGATGTGGTCTATAAGGGCCGCATCCAGGGTCACTGATGGCTCCGCCCGCGAATCATTTGCGTCGTGATCCAAAAAGGAGGTCGGGCCCGAGTCACTCAGGGAGACGCCGTTATTCTGCCAGCAGCCACCCGAAAAGCTGCCCACGACGAATCCAGGAACGATGCGATGGATGGTCTCGCCACGCTGTTGTCTTGCAACCTCGACGTAGCCGTAGACGCCCTGCATCACACCATCGGCCTCTTGCAAGCATTTATTGATGGAATCCGGTCCTGGCCAATCGGCGGCCGCAATGTGGGACGAGAGCACGAGCTTCGAAAACTTTGACATCATATCCCTGAAGTGGGGGTACAGCGCCTTATTGGTGGAGATCACTGATGGATTTCCGGAGTGATTGTCGGTGGTGTCCGAGCCAGCCGCCAACAGCATGCGCAGATGGTCGGAGATATCTTCCGCTTTCCTCACATACTCAGAGCGGTCGCCGTTCAACAGCGTTTGCCGGTAGACCTCAACGGCATGGCGCATATTGTCAACAAGCAGAGGCCAGGTCAACTGAACAGAGAACCCGTCGTCAACGAAATGCGACGGAACTTCGGAGGAGATCGAAGGCCTGTGGATGTGGTCGGAAACGGAGTTGTTACTGCTCGTAGCAGAATCATAGAACTTGTGCGAAGTCAGGAGGGACTGATGCGAGCTTTTTCCGTCGTTGATGGATTTTGTCGCAGATGGTGGGTGCAGCGAATCCATGGACGTCGCGGGAGAAACCCCGTCCAAGTAGGACTGGCGTCTCCGAGACATGGAATCGCGAGATGTGAGCATCAAAGACTCGCCCTCCGCTTCCGAAGCTGAGCCGTCGTAATCATCTTCGTCCCGTTCAAACCCACGAGCCATCAACTCCGGTGGGGGTCGCGTTTGGTCGGGCACGAGGAAGTTGTTGCGGTCATAAGGGCCAGTCTCGTTGGCAGCGGGGTTTTCGAACGGAAGCTCCATGGTGCTGTAGCCGGTTAGGGTGTTGAAATAGAAGAGACGGCCATCAGGTGTCGCCTGTGGGATCCAGAAGGCtgcctcctcctgctccttggGAGCCACCACGCCCTCGATCGGCAGAATAGGCTGCGAGTCGCGCGGATTGCCCGCCGAGTCAACCTCATCTGCATCTTGCTCCTCCTCGTACTCCTCGCCAATGCCTGATTCCGCACTAACTTCCTCATTCTCATGGGTCTGCGGTGCTTGGTCTTCAAGCTCATCCAGGTCTGTTATCACAGTGCAGTAGTTACTGGGGAACCAGCCCCGCACACTATTGTCGATGACACCATCCCACCAACCGGTCTCGAGCTGGTTCAATACCTGTATAATGTCGCCCCGGCGAAAGCTGAGACTGGTGTGATCATCGGCATCGTAGTCATACATGGCCCGCACGAACAGCGCCGGAGGCGGTTCGGGGCTGGGCGTATAGCGCCCATCGGTGGTGAGCTTCATTGAAGAGATACGCCGAGTGGGCGATTGGTCGGCGGTGAGGGAGGACTGTTGGTAGGAGAGACTGTTCGCACGGCTCCGCGGGCCagtggtgggggtggtgacTTGTTCGTCGGGGTACTCGAAAGCGGCCGTATAGGTGTTGGTCTTAGTCGCCAGCGCAGATCCGGTATCAACGGCCAATGGCTCTGCCACGCGGGAATCAAACATCGGGTATCACAACAAAAATGATAGTCCGAACAAAGGGAAACGAAGATCGGCACACTAACGTCCCCGCAACGGATGGCTGGAGGAGCTCAGCGAAAGGCGTTGTTCATGACTAGGAGGAAGGTAACTGAAGACGAGCGAGCGAGGCGGAGTGGCAGTAAACCGAGGGGGGTGAGAGTCGAGGCGGTTGCAAAATTGACTGCGGAAGTGATAAACAGATAGCGGCggtaatggtggtggtgggtggcaGGGAAGAGGATGAGTGAGATACGGGGGGGCAGAAAGTGGCAGGTGAGTGGGATACTAAGACACACTTGGGGTCTTGGAGTTAGGGGggggtaagtagtaagtaagtgacGGTGTCAGATCTGAGGTCAGAACACCATCTATCTTCGACACGAAAATCCCAAGGGGAGTTCAACCTgacatcgaagaagaggaaaagaaaggagcagcaaaagaaaaggagagtCGAAGCGACAACAATCGccaggagaggaagagggagatttAGGGAGGTTTCCGACGATTGCCTTTGGGGGAGGTGGGCAGATTGGCATTATTGGTTTCTGGCTGGCGGTCGGGAATCCCAAGTCAGTCCAAGTGGAGTGACAATACCGCCCCGTACCATACCAGCCCGTTACCAGATACTGTCCAGACTTTGAGTATTCTTGTCAATTTTACACTCTTAGtacttactattactattactatgactgactgactctaGAACTTCTTAGCCCACTATTGGATCTTGACTTATAACCCGTCTCTCCATTCGTTCATTTGTCTGTATGCAAAATACTATGCATGCTGATACTCACTCCTGCACCCTGCCACAGTTCACACAATAGTGCAACGCACATATTATTCTCCCCATTATTCTCCAAAACCCTCCTCTCTAAGCTAGGTACAAAGACCTCGTCAGTGGTCAAGCTCCCGTCCGACTTGCATGTGCagtttcttcctctttctctcttttctttttttatctcaTTTACCCTCCAGCGTCGCCACCCAACAATCAATCTAGAGCAGTCTTAGCCTATCATTAGCCTCACTACACAGTGACCTAGCCCTCGTGTCTTACCTTGACTGAGTAAGAGAAAAATCAAGTAAAACAAATAAAAATCTCGCATTCAAAACCCAGTTAATATAGGATAAACAAACAGAAACACACCGTGAAGGAATAATTACCAGCGCGTATGCCAGATTACCGCTTCTTACCGACGGGAAAGCCAAagcacagcaacagcacgaGCCTTCTGAGGCTTTCGGATGGCACCCGTACTCCATGTACTCCATCCGACTCGATCCCTACGATTGGAAGACGGCCTAGGTAACTGGGTAACATCTTTCCCCGAACCATGGATGTCGTCGACGCGCTCCGTACCATCCAGATCCATCATTGGCAGCACATCGCGAGTACGTGCGCATTCCGAGACCCTAATGGGGCTCTTTGGGGTTAACCAACCTAATTACTTCAAATGTCTGTCTGGATTGATTGCACGGTGGACTTGGCCGTGACCGTATGTAGTAACTCGATCCAAACCAAAAACTTGCCCGTCACAGATTGGCTGAGCCAGGGGGGTGAAGCAAAGAGGGAGTGTGTGATAGATTAGCTGATCATTGGATATTATGAAGCGTGTTAATTTCTGAATAATTCCAGCCACCACACCAGTAATTAGTTTAGTAGAGATGCTTTCCTCCGCGAGTCAATATTTCATTAGTTTTCGGTatcggggagaagaagaagaaggggagagctCAAACCGCGTCTTCTCAACGAATCCACTCTTCCAACCCGCACGGCTGCCAATTCCGCTCCAGAGACGATGGGAAGCACAGTCCCGGTAAACTGTGGTATTAACCTTCTTATCCATCCCCCAGCCCACTCTCTCGTTTTTAGTAC includes the following:
- a CDS encoding putative cell division control protein Cdc25 (COG:T;~EggNog:ENOG410PGVB;~InterPro:IPR000651,IPR036964,IPR019804,IPR023578, IPR036028,IPR008937,IPR001895,IPR001452;~PFAM:PF14604,PF00018,PF00617,PF07653,PF00618;~go_function: GO:0005085 - guanyl-nucleotide exchange factor activity [Evidence IEA];~go_function: GO:0005515 - protein binding [Evidence IEA];~go_process: GO:0007264 - small GTPase mediated signal transduction [Evidence IEA]); protein product: MFDSRVAEPLAVDTGSALATKTNTYTAAFEYPDEQVTTPTTGPRSRANSLSYQQSSLTADQSPTRRISSMKLTTDGRYTPSPEPPPALFVRAMYDYDADDHTSLSFRRGDIIQVLNQLETGWWDGVIDNSVRGWFPSNYCTVITDLDELEDQAPQTHENEEVSAESGIGEEYEEEQDADEVDSAGNPRDSQPILPIEGVVAPKEQEEAAFWIPQATPDGRLFYFNTLTGYSTMELPFENPAANETGPYDRNNFLVPDQTRPPPELMARGFERDEDDYDGSASEAEGESLMLTSRDSMSRRRQSYLDGVSPATSMDSLHPPSATKSINDGKSSHQSLLTSHKFYDSATSSNNSVSDHIHRPSISSEVPSHFVDDGFSVQLTWPLLVDNMRHAVEVYRQTLLNGDRSEYVRKAEDISDHLRMLLAAGSDTTDNHSGNPSVISTNKALYPHFRDMMSKFSKLVLSSHIAAADWPGPDSINKCLQEADGVMQGVYGYVEVARQQRGETIHRIVPGFVVGSFSGGCWQNNGVSLSDSGPTSFLDHDANDSRAEPSVTLDAALIDHIDVLRRSFVGSIRRLEERLTLNQKKIVTIREHEDIANAVSLAAIKVVEQFRPWMSAVESINLAPLGTSFQNPQLVDFSLQKQRTYDAIADFVLSCQAVAAPLGDEWAELRGDSLEDRLNAVRGVHRQLENYVSQIGFSLSLLLEQVPEPSAFRAESRLGGENAGLKAIHSRSESQAGVATESIGIPSSYSVEGASEKVRRNMDKAQRFFGQAPPAAIPREPAMREPVREPEETPWFLKTDHEGEVFYDTKNDNLNLKCGTLAGLVEQLTRHDKLDASFNNTFLLTYRSFTSAEELFAMVTERFNIQPPPGLNNDEMQMWIDRKQKPIRFRVVNILKSWFENFWMEPNDEPHMALLQHVHAFTKDSIATTKTPGSPQLLAVIEQRLRGQDNTVKRLVPTQATAAPTPIIPKNMKKLKFLDIDATEFARQLTIIESRLYSKIRPTECLNKTWQKKVGPDEPEPASNVKALILHSNQLTNWVAEMILNQSDVKKRVVVIKHFVNVADKCRALNNYSTLTSIISALGTAPIHRLGRTWAQVSGRTSTVLEQMRRLMASTKNFGEYRETLHLANPPCIPFFGVYLTDLTFIEDGIPSLTPSELINFNKRAKTAEVIRDIQQYQNVPYLLQPVPELQDYILSNLQNAGDVHDMYDRSLEVEPREREDEKIARLLSESGFL